In the Pseudomonadota bacterium genome, one interval contains:
- a CDS encoding glutamine synthetase III → MVSLTDIFGSNVFNDKIMRERLPKETYKALKQTIERNAALKPEVAAVVANAMKDWAIERGATHYTHWFQPLTGSTAEKHDSFISPTADGGVILEFSGKQLIQGEPDASSFPSGGLRVTFEARGYTAWDCTSPAFLKEDAEGDVTLCIPTAFCSYNGEALDKKTPLLRSMDAVSKQAIRVLRAMGNTTSTRVTATVGPEQEYFLVDKKFYLQRLDLMTGGRALFGAPAPKGQELEDQYFGAIKDRVASYMKELDIELWKMGITSKTKHNEVAPAQYEMAPVFSTTNIAADHNQLVMETMQKVALRHDLVCLLHEKPYAGVNGSGKHNNWSLTTDDGINLMEPGSTPEENAQFLVVLAATMKAVDVHADILRATCASSGNDHRLGANEAPPAIISSFLGDELTDILNAVAKGEKYCRKGSACQFLRIGVDTLPDLPKDNTDRNRTSPFAFTGNKFEFRMLGSSQSISGPNVALNTIAAEVLDEVASRLEKAKNVNTEIQAIVKEFMAKHGRIIFNGNNYSAEWEKEAAKRGLPNTKNAVDALKAFVTPKAIKLFEKYKVLSKEELHSRYDIYVEQYAKHINIEALTGIQMVRRQFIPAGIRFATELGNSIAVVGKGASVQKALLADVSKLLESAAKKVKKLEDETAKAQAITKVDKQAAAYRDKVFTTLFDLRKDIDGLEALVPSDLWPVPTYSDLLFKL, encoded by the coding sequence ATGGTGTCGCTGACCGATATTTTCGGCAGCAACGTATTCAATGACAAGATCATGCGGGAAAGGCTGCCGAAGGAGACCTACAAGGCCCTCAAGCAGACCATTGAGCGCAATGCCGCTCTGAAGCCGGAAGTCGCTGCGGTGGTGGCCAACGCCATGAAGGATTGGGCCATTGAGCGTGGCGCCACCCATTACACCCACTGGTTCCAGCCGTTGACCGGCTCGACTGCCGAGAAACATGATTCTTTTATCTCTCCCACCGCTGACGGCGGGGTGATCCTCGAATTCTCAGGGAAGCAGCTGATCCAGGGCGAACCGGACGCTTCTTCCTTTCCGAGCGGCGGCCTCCGGGTGACCTTCGAGGCCCGCGGTTACACCGCCTGGGACTGCACTTCTCCCGCCTTCTTGAAGGAAGATGCCGAAGGCGATGTGACCCTCTGCATCCCCACCGCCTTCTGCTCTTACAATGGCGAGGCTCTGGACAAAAAGACCCCGTTGCTTCGTTCCATGGATGCGGTTTCCAAGCAGGCCATCCGGGTGCTCCGCGCCATGGGCAACACTACTTCCACCCGGGTTACCGCCACCGTCGGTCCCGAGCAGGAGTACTTTCTGGTCGACAAAAAATTCTATTTACAGCGTCTGGACCTGATGACCGGCGGCCGCGCCCTGTTCGGCGCTCCGGCTCCCAAGGGTCAGGAGCTGGAAGACCAGTACTTCGGCGCGATCAAGGACCGGGTTGCGAGCTACATGAAGGAACTCGACATCGAACTCTGGAAGATGGGGATCACTTCCAAGACCAAGCACAACGAGGTGGCCCCGGCCCAGTACGAAATGGCCCCGGTCTTCTCCACCACCAACATTGCTGCCGACCACAATCAGTTGGTCATGGAGACCATGCAGAAAGTGGCCCTGCGGCACGATCTGGTCTGCCTGCTGCACGAGAAACCGTACGCCGGGGTAAATGGTTCCGGCAAGCACAACAACTGGTCGCTGACCACCGATGACGGCATCAACCTGATGGAGCCGGGTTCCACTCCTGAAGAGAACGCCCAGTTCCTGGTGGTGCTGGCCGCGACCATGAAGGCGGTGGATGTCCATGCCGATATCCTGCGTGCCACCTGCGCGAGCTCCGGCAACGACCATCGCCTGGGCGCCAACGAGGCCCCGCCGGCGATTATCTCAAGCTTCCTCGGCGATGAACTGACCGATATCCTGAACGCCGTAGCCAAGGGCGAGAAGTATTGCCGCAAGGGCAGCGCTTGCCAGTTCTTGAGGATCGGCGTCGATACCCTGCCTGATCTGCCCAAAGACAACACCGACCGGAACCGGACCTCGCCCTTTGCCTTCACCGGCAACAAGTTCGAATTCCGGATGCTTGGTTCCTCCCAGTCCATCTCCGGCCCCAACGTCGCCCTGAACACCATCGCCGCCGAGGTCCTGGACGAGGTCGCCAGCCGTCTGGAGAAGGCCAAGAACGTCAACACCGAGATCCAGGCCATTGTCAAAGAGTTCATGGCCAAGCACGGCCGGATCATCTTCAACGGCAACAACTATTCCGCCGAGTGGGAAAAGGAAGCAGCCAAACGCGGCCTGCCGAACACCAAAAACGCGGTCGACGCCCTGAAGGCTTTTGTGACCCCGAAAGCGATCAAGCTCTTTGAGAAGTACAAGGTGCTCAGTAAAGAGGAGCTGCATTCCCGGTATGACATCTATGTCGAGCAGTATGCCAAGCATATCAATATCGAGGCCCTGACCGGGATTCAGATGGTCAGGCGGCAGTTCATCCCGGCGGGAATTCGTTTCGCGACCGAGCTCGGCAACTCCATCGCCGTGGTCGGCAAGGGCGCTTCCGTGCAGAAGGCACTGCTGGCTGATGTTTCAAAGCTGCTTGAATCGGCCGCCAAGAAGGTCAAGAAGCTTGAGGACGAGACCGCCAAGGCCCAGGCGATCACCAAGGTTGACAAACAGGCCGCCGCCTACCGCGACAAGGTTTTTACCACCCTTTTCGATCTGCGGAAGGACATCGATGGCCTTGAAGCACTGGTGCCCAGTGATCTGTGGCCGGTCCCGACCTACAGCGATTTGCTGTTCAAGCTGTAA
- a CDS encoding Fic family protein → MKEIMTFKSGKFYLCDIYDETKINNLLMRATVLNETVVDLPILPELSSRLEPDIMYSSISGTAMIEGNAITGEDVKRIAAGEDIVSYTQKDKQEIKNLINAYNWLSGIEPADEPFTLTEERIKELHKIITSNVLLENNIPGQYRNEMVYVGDKAHGGKYTPPKILADIKNLMTEFVNWINSEEIKTLNPFIRAALAHYHFCLIHPFADGNGRTARIIEALLLQTSNIKYVPKEISNYYYRNVDDYYISFSKSINLKKDITPFVEFMLKASVESLQGIKESIVYFIRKFTLRDFYAFEKKEKRITSRQFDLLLLLLDNQSPFSLKDLMEKSPFSILYRRVSTQTARRDLKKLTEKNILHISGDNKYSLNLRALG, encoded by the coding sequence ATGAAAGAAATTATGACTTTTAAGTCGGGCAAGTTTTATTTATGCGATATTTATGATGAAACTAAAATTAACAACTTACTTATGCGGGCCACTGTGCTCAACGAAACAGTTGTTGATCTGCCAATTTTGCCTGAGCTTTCATCGCGCCTAGAGCCTGACATTATGTATAGCTCAATATCTGGGACTGCCATGATTGAAGGGAATGCAATCACAGGAGAAGATGTTAAAAGAATCGCTGCAGGTGAGGACATAGTCAGTTATACCCAAAAAGACAAACAAGAAATAAAGAATTTAATTAATGCTTACAATTGGTTATCTGGCATTGAGCCTGCTGACGAGCCGTTTACTTTAACAGAAGAAAGAATCAAAGAATTACATAAAATTATTACCAGCAATGTTCTACTTGAAAACAATATACCAGGGCAGTACCGAAACGAAATGGTTTATGTCGGAGACAAGGCTCATGGGGGTAAATATACTCCTCCTAAAATATTAGCTGACATAAAAAATCTAATGACCGAGTTTGTTAATTGGATAAATAGCGAAGAAATAAAAACACTTAACCCATTTATTCGTGCTGCCCTCGCCCATTATCACTTTTGTCTTATTCATCCATTTGCTGACGGAAACGGGAGGACGGCGAGAATAATAGAAGCTTTATTACTCCAAACCTCCAACATTAAATACGTACCCAAGGAAATATCTAATTATTACTATCGGAATGTTGATGATTATTACATATCATTTTCAAAAAGTATTAATCTTAAAAAAGATATTACTCCATTTGTTGAGTTTATGTTAAAGGCGTCTGTCGAAAGCCTACAAGGCATTAAGGAATCTATTGTTTATTTCATTAGAAAATTTACTCTCAGAGATTTTTATGCATTCGAGAAAAAAGAGAAAAGAATTACAAGCCGTCAATTTGACTTGCTTTTATTGTTATTAGACAATCAATCTCCATTCAGTTTAAAAGATTTGATGGAAAAGTCTCCATTCTCTATTCTATACAGGAGAGTTTCGACTCAAACTGCCAGGCGAGACTTGAAAAAGTTAACCGAGAAAAACATTCTCCATATTTCGGGTGACAACAAATACTCCTTAAATCTGCGAGCACTTGGATAG
- a CDS encoding HigA family addiction module antidote protein, with the protein MSMHNPPHPGEFIREVYLEPFHFSYRSVAMKLKVSPSTFLRLINGQSNMSPEMALRLSKGLGRSPESWLAMQENYNLWHAKKNVNLDEIEPIAMHA; encoded by the coding sequence ATGAGTATGCACAATCCCCCACATCCAGGAGAATTTATTCGAGAAGTTTATCTTGAGCCGTTCCATTTCAGCTATCGCAGTGTTGCAATGAAGCTCAAGGTTTCCCCTTCAACTTTTTTGCGCCTAATTAACGGGCAGAGTAACATGAGCCCAGAAATGGCTCTACGTCTTTCAAAGGGCTTGGGGCGCTCTCCTGAAAGTTGGTTGGCAATGCAAGAAAACTACAACTTATGGCATGCAAAAAAAAATGTTAATCTCGATGAAATCGAGCCTATCGCAATGCATGCATAA
- a CDS encoding DUF1722 domain-containing protein, giving the protein MRVWDIHPGYLNRQSLLGEHRELHGIVSILSNNKKGYSRHPETLRWQGYGWALRQRHAMLAAEMALRGYVDRTPVALRSKKGVWPETYIDQPGAQLALLAGKYVERGEGRIPLPANAQQLWAQHKYSVMARDPGIYKSIGGRVAARGGNSEVAAVALVLTELLRQPPNRRYIKNTLQHMWGYVSQWSGVEGRKIEGLTPHRLLAEIRRAAFAGKVLYLVHSTALSDLAAWKY; this is encoded by the coding sequence ATGAGAGTGTGGGACATCCATCCCGGTTATCTGAACCGGCAAAGCCTGCTGGGCGAGCATCGGGAGCTGCACGGGATCGTCTCGATTCTCAGCAACAATAAGAAGGGCTACTCTCGACATCCGGAAACACTTCGCTGGCAAGGGTATGGCTGGGCGCTCCGCCAGCGGCATGCCATGCTGGCTGCGGAGATGGCTCTGCGCGGCTATGTAGATCGGACCCCGGTGGCTTTAAGGTCGAAAAAAGGCGTGTGGCCCGAAACCTACATCGACCAGCCGGGAGCACAGCTGGCTCTTCTGGCAGGAAAGTATGTGGAACGCGGGGAGGGCCGGATCCCGTTGCCGGCAAATGCCCAGCAGCTATGGGCCCAGCACAAGTATTCGGTGATGGCGCGCGACCCGGGCATCTATAAAAGCATCGGCGGGCGGGTGGCGGCAAGAGGGGGGAATTCCGAGGTTGCCGCGGTTGCCCTGGTCTTAACGGAACTGCTCCGCCAGCCGCCGAACCGGCGTTATATTAAAAATACCCTGCAGCATATGTGGGGTTATGTTTCACAATGGAGCGGGGTGGAGGGGAGAAAAATCGAAGGACTCACCCCGCACAGACTGCTCGCCGAGATCCGGAGAGCGGCTTTCGCCGGCAAGGTCCTTTATCTGGTCCATTCGACCGCCTTGAGTGATCTGGCCGCCTGGAAATACTAA
- a CDS encoding type II toxin-antitoxin system RelE/ParE family toxin: MRLAALDTATCIEDMDIPGFRLHQLKGDKKDLWAIDVNKNWRIVFKFEDGNAYIVNYEDYH; the protein is encoded by the coding sequence ATGCGCCTTGCAGCCCTTGATACTGCAACATGCATTGAAGATATGGACATTCCGGGCTTTCGTCTCCATCAACTTAAAGGAGACAAAAAAGATTTATGGGCCATAGATGTAAATAAAAACTGGCGAATTGTTTTTAAATTCGAAGACGGTAACGCCTACATCGTCAACTATGAGGACTATCACTAA
- a CDS encoding isoprenylcysteine carboxylmethyltransferase family protein, giving the protein MNHLKLQLKIPPVVQGALAMAGIWLAARYLPLCRFEFRYQTAAAWILAGAGLLVAVAGILAFIKLKTTVDPRRPDEATELVIIGIYRYSRNPMYLGILLVLAGAAIYSGAFSTILVAASFVWFINRFQIAPEEAALQNKFKESYRRYRQKVRRWL; this is encoded by the coding sequence ATGAATCATTTGAAGCTGCAGCTCAAGATTCCCCCGGTTGTGCAGGGAGCGTTGGCCATGGCCGGTATCTGGCTTGCCGCCCGATATCTGCCGCTCTGCCGCTTTGAATTCCGGTATCAGACTGCCGCCGCCTGGATCCTCGCCGGAGCGGGGTTGCTGGTTGCCGTGGCCGGAATCCTGGCCTTTATCAAACTGAAAACAACGGTGGATCCACGACGCCCCGATGAGGCAACTGAACTGGTGATCATCGGCATCTACCGATACTCCCGTAATCCGATGTATCTTGGCATCCTGCTCGTCTTGGCGGGAGCCGCCATCTATTCCGGCGCATTCTCAACGATTCTCGTGGCCGCCTCGTTTGTCTGGTTTATCAACAGGTTCCAGATTGCGCCGGAGGAAGCGGCCCTGCAGAATAAATTCAAAGAGAGTTACCGCCGATACCGGCAAAAAGTCCGGCGCTGGCTGTAG
- a CDS encoding haloacid dehalogenase type II → MTITIGFDVYGTLIDTHGVVAALELFIGDSARDFSATWRDKQLEYSFRRGLMGAYENFAVCTANALEYTALFYKIALTGEQKKDLLAVYRTLPPFADVKEGLTRLQEGGFRLYAFSNGSAEAVETLLAGAGIRDFFLGVVSVDDLKTFKPNPAVYRHFLRKSGAAGSGAWLISGNPFDVIGAISAGMKAAWVKRAPEAIFDPWGIEPTIIVPGLADLREKIAACQQSAGEANAV, encoded by the coding sequence ATGACCATCACCATCGGATTTGACGTGTACGGCACCCTGATCGACACCCACGGGGTTGTTGCGGCGCTTGAGTTGTTCATCGGCGACTCTGCGCGTGATTTTTCCGCCACCTGGCGCGACAAGCAGCTGGAATACTCTTTCCGCCGGGGGCTGATGGGTGCGTACGAAAATTTCGCTGTCTGCACCGCTAACGCTCTGGAGTACACCGCCCTTTTCTATAAAATTGCCCTCACCGGAGAGCAGAAAAAAGATCTTCTCGCTGTGTATCGTACCCTTCCGCCATTTGCAGATGTCAAAGAGGGGCTGACTCGGCTGCAGGAAGGCGGGTTTCGCCTCTACGCCTTTTCCAACGGCAGTGCTGAAGCGGTCGAGACGCTGCTCGCCGGCGCCGGGATCAGGGATTTTTTCCTCGGGGTTGTCAGTGTGGACGACCTGAAAACCTTCAAGCCGAATCCCGCCGTGTACCGCCATTTTTTAAGAAAGTCCGGGGCGGCGGGGAGCGGGGCCTGGCTGATCTCCGGCAATCCCTTCGATGTCATCGGCGCGATCTCGGCCGGGATGAAAGCGGCCTGGGTCAAACGTGCACCGGAGGCGATCTTCGACCCGTGGGGGATCGAGCCCACGATCATCGTGCCCGGTCTTGCCGATCTGCGGGAGAAAATCGCCGCGTGTCAGCAGTCGGCTGGTGAAGCCAATGCAGTTTGA
- a CDS encoding FAD-dependent oxidoreductase, with the protein MNAYQTKFIERIERTPSSVSYRFARPDGLAFTAGQYMLVDLGDKLVHPLSLSDCPEETGYIEFTKRMTGSPYCEKLESLARGIPATVKGPTGKFICEEASGTIVMIAGGIGITPIRSILKSHEKKKGSACKIVLLYGNLNKDDIAFRAELENLALPDYRLVHVLSDPTGMDNAHQGFITAEVITKEVPDYPGATYMISGPPVMVEAMKKALAAISVKEDQVRTDIFLGYD; encoded by the coding sequence ATGAATGCATACCAGACCAAATTTATCGAACGAATTGAAAGAACCCCGTCCTCCGTCAGTTATCGGTTTGCCAGGCCAGACGGGCTCGCCTTCACGGCCGGGCAGTACATGCTGGTCGATCTTGGCGACAAACTGGTCCACCCGCTGTCGCTCAGTGACTGCCCCGAGGAAACGGGGTATATCGAGTTCACCAAACGGATGACCGGCAGCCCTTACTGCGAAAAGCTTGAGTCTCTTGCCAGGGGAATCCCGGCGACCGTCAAGGGCCCCACCGGGAAATTCATCTGTGAAGAGGCGAGCGGGACGATCGTAATGATTGCAGGCGGCATCGGCATCACCCCGATCCGGAGCATTCTCAAAAGCCATGAGAAAAAAAAGGGATCCGCCTGTAAAATCGTTTTGCTCTATGGGAACCTGAACAAAGACGACATCGCATTCCGGGCAGAACTGGAAAACCTTGCCCTCCCGGATTATCGGCTGGTCCACGTTCTTTCCGATCCCACGGGAATGGATAACGCACACCAGGGGTTCATTACCGCAGAGGTCATCACCAAGGAAGTCCCGGATTATCCCGGGGCGACCTATATGATCTCCGGCCCGCCGGTGATGGTCGAAGCGATGAAAAAAGCGCTGGCCGCGATCAGCGTCAAAGAAGACCAGGTCCGCACCGATATTTTTCTGGGATATGATTGA
- a CDS encoding YkgJ family cysteine cluster protein: protein MNRQNGFSYQFDNSACKTCGGRCCRGRQGYVWISVAELQAMAAARKMAVEIFTRQFVREFRGRLSLQERVVNGEHFCCFFDPIDCRCTVYEARPEQCRLFPFWKLSADETREMLAECPGVSLKDEGG, encoded by the coding sequence ATGAACAGGCAAAACGGTTTTTCCTATCAGTTTGACAATAGCGCGTGCAAAACCTGCGGCGGCAGATGCTGCCGGGGCCGGCAGGGTTATGTCTGGATCAGCGTTGCCGAGCTGCAGGCAATGGCCGCAGCACGGAAGATGGCGGTTGAGATTTTTACCAGGCAATTTGTCCGGGAGTTCCGGGGCAGACTTTCCCTGCAGGAGCGGGTGGTGAACGGCGAGCATTTCTGCTGCTTTTTTGACCCCATCGACTGCAGATGCACTGTTTACGAGGCCCGACCCGAGCAGTGCAGATTGTTTCCGTTCTGGAAATTATCAGCGGATGAAACCCGGGAGATGCTTGCTGAATGTCCCGGCGTTTCCCTGAAGGATGAGGGCGGATGA
- a CDS encoding IS630 family transposase, translated as MKTAPQIQLAEDERTRLESIVRSRCISVRLAERARIVLLAAGGHENMEIGEKLGISRQKVGRWRNRYAEQGYSGIEKDVQRSGRPPVHKRSLSDEIIRKTQEEVPQNATHWSRQTMAEAVNVSPSTVGRIWRKNGLKPHLVNVFKLSNDKHFVEKLEDIVGLYLSPPEHAIVLSCDEKSQIQALDRTQPSLPIKKGRCGTMTHDYRRNGTTSLFAALNIADGKVVGTCMKRHRHQEWLKFLNLLKRSTPKDKEVHIICDNYATHKHASVKEWQERNKRFHFHFTPTSASWLNMVERFFRDITERRIRRGVFRSTIELEVAISDYIQAHNDNPKPFIWTAKATDILEKVKRARESLIKLQD; from the coding sequence ATGAAAACAGCACCCCAAATCCAATTGGCAGAGGATGAGCGAACACGGCTCGAAAGTATAGTTCGGAGCCGTTGTATTTCTGTTCGTTTGGCGGAACGAGCCCGTATCGTTCTGTTGGCGGCCGGAGGCCATGAAAATATGGAAATCGGTGAAAAGCTGGGCATAAGCCGACAAAAAGTTGGCCGTTGGCGCAATCGTTATGCTGAGCAAGGCTATTCTGGAATAGAAAAGGATGTTCAGCGCTCAGGTCGCCCGCCGGTACATAAACGTAGCCTTTCGGATGAAATCATTCGAAAGACACAGGAAGAAGTTCCCCAAAACGCCACTCATTGGAGCCGTCAGACAATGGCGGAAGCCGTTAATGTCAGCCCGAGCACTGTAGGAAGAATTTGGCGTAAAAACGGACTAAAACCGCATTTGGTGAATGTATTCAAGCTTTCTAACGACAAACATTTTGTGGAGAAACTCGAAGATATTGTGGGGCTGTATCTATCTCCCCCGGAACATGCAATCGTTCTTTCCTGTGACGAGAAAAGTCAAATTCAGGCTCTCGACCGCACGCAGCCAAGCCTGCCAATTAAAAAAGGTCGTTGCGGAACGATGACCCATGACTACCGTCGGAACGGCACGACATCGCTGTTTGCCGCACTTAACATTGCGGATGGCAAGGTGGTTGGAACATGCATGAAAAGACATCGTCATCAGGAGTGGCTGAAATTTCTCAATTTATTGAAGCGCTCAACCCCAAAGGATAAAGAAGTTCACATCATTTGTGACAATTACGCAACACACAAACATGCCTCAGTTAAAGAATGGCAGGAGCGTAACAAGAGGTTCCATTTCCATTTCACCCCGACAAGTGCATCTTGGTTGAATATGGTCGAACGTTTTTTTCGGGATATCACTGAGCGGCGTATCCGGAGGGGGGTATTCCGCTCTACTATTGAATTGGAGGTAGCGATCAGTGATTACATTCAAGCCCATAATGACAACCCGAAACCATTTATCTGGACAGCAAAGGCAACTGATATTCTGGAAAAAGTTAAACGAGCAAGGGAATCCTTGATTAAGTTACAGGATTAA
- a CDS encoding YaiI/YqxD family protein encodes MKIWVDADACPVVIKEILFKAAERTGIPLTLVANQMMRIPVSRLISLVRVRHGADVADNEIVKQLLPGDLVVTADIPLAAKVVEKGGWALNPRGELYTEENIRARLSMRDFLDTLRSDGIDTGGPPVLSQRDRQNFANNLDRLLTRYLNQA; translated from the coding sequence ATGAAGATCTGGGTCGATGCGGATGCCTGTCCGGTGGTGATCAAGGAGATCCTGTTCAAGGCGGCGGAGCGGACCGGAATTCCGTTGACCCTGGTGGCGAACCAGATGATGCGCATCCCGGTGTCGCGCCTGATCAGTCTGGTGCGGGTGCGCCATGGCGCCGATGTTGCCGATAATGAGATCGTGAAACAGCTCCTCCCCGGCGATCTGGTCGTGACCGCAGATATCCCCCTGGCCGCGAAGGTGGTTGAAAAAGGGGGGTGGGCTCTAAACCCGCGCGGAGAACTCTATACCGAAGAAAACATCCGGGCGCGTCTCAGCATGCGGGATTTTCTCGATACCCTGCGGAGTGATGGTATCGATACCGGGGGGCCACCGGTGCTCAGCCAGAGAGACCGGCAGAACTTTGCCAATAATCTGGACCGACTGCTGACGCGGTATCTCAACCAGGCATGA